The following are encoded in a window of Streptomyces sp. 11x1 genomic DNA:
- a CDS encoding carbohydrate ABC transporter permease — protein sequence MSSPSSTRTASPPQPVPAVTRRVSPAGRPRRAGLRSALTASGFLAPFAVLFVTMMVAPICYAIYQSFFTVRRAGLFGGAQSTEFTGLSNYADAFGDHDFVASIVRVALLGCVQVPFMLGLALLLALLLDSRSARLRKTFRLTFFLPYALPGAIAALMWSFLLVKDLSPFTEPLSHLGIHTDFLSPSWVPVSIGNMITWGWTGYNMLIIYSALQTIPAEVTEAAALDGCTGWRLAWAVKIPLVRPALVLTTVFSIIGTAQMYTEPAVLVGARIAGIDPKFSPIMNTTVALDVGGQNVAAAQSVILALITLVLSFGFLKYTQRKGAMA from the coding sequence ATGAGCAGTCCCAGCAGCACCCGGACCGCGTCACCGCCGCAACCTGTGCCCGCGGTCACGCGCCGCGTCTCCCCCGCCGGCCGGCCGCGGCGCGCCGGCCTCCGCAGCGCGTTGACCGCGTCGGGTTTCCTGGCGCCGTTCGCGGTCCTCTTTGTGACCATGATGGTCGCGCCAATCTGTTACGCGATCTACCAGAGCTTCTTCACCGTCCGCCGCGCGGGGCTGTTCGGCGGTGCGCAGTCCACCGAGTTCACTGGACTGTCCAACTACGCCGACGCCTTTGGCGACCACGACTTCGTGGCGTCGATCGTCCGCGTCGCGCTGCTCGGCTGCGTCCAGGTCCCGTTCATGCTCGGACTGGCCCTCCTGCTCGCGCTCCTCCTCGACTCCCGCTCGGCCCGGCTGCGCAAGACCTTCCGGCTCACGTTCTTCCTGCCCTACGCGCTGCCGGGTGCGATCGCCGCGCTGATGTGGTCCTTCCTTCTGGTCAAAGACCTCTCGCCGTTCACCGAACCGCTGTCCCACCTCGGTATTCACACCGACTTCCTGTCGCCGTCGTGGGTTCCGGTCTCGATCGGGAACATGATCACGTGGGGCTGGACCGGCTACAACATGCTGATCATCTACTCCGCGCTGCAGACGATCCCGGCCGAGGTGACGGAGGCCGCCGCGCTCGACGGCTGCACCGGATGGCGGCTGGCCTGGGCGGTGAAGATCCCGCTGGTGCGTCCCGCGCTGGTGCTGACCACGGTCTTCTCCATCATCGGGACGGCGCAGATGTACACCGAGCCCGCGGTCCTGGTCGGCGCGCGCATCGCAGGCATCGACCCGAAGTTCTCCCCGATCATGAACACGACCGTAGCCCTGGACGTGGGCGGCCAGAACGTGGCCGCCGCCCAGTCCGTCATCCTCGCGTTGATCACCCTCGTGCTCTCGTTCGGATTCCTCAAGTACACCCAGCGCAAGGGAGCGATGGCATGA
- a CDS encoding glycoside hydrolase family 2 TIM barrel-domain containing protein yields MNVLDPNAYVEDRSPGTGRLRPRAAFTSDLPTIALDGDWRFRLASGLDDLTGDFAAPDFDDIAWDLLAVPSCWQMTGLPGEPRYGAPAYTNILYPFPVDPPRVPRENPTGEYRREFEVPDGFPTSAAVLRFEGVDSAFAVWLNGIRLGDGKGSRLTTEFDVSAGLRPGRNVLAVRVHQWSSGSYLEDQDMWWLSGIFRSVSVAARGVEDFFVHAAYDHTTRQGTLAVDVTAPCRVSLSVPELGISDADPAGPYVIDGVEPWSDEQPRLYTGELVSEAGERIPLRIGFRTVAVVDGVLTVNGRPISLRGVNRHEWHPLTGRTLTEDTMVADVLLMKRHNINAVRTSHYPPDHRFLDLCDEHGLWVFCEGDLETHGFEPGGWLRNPSDDPAWREAYLDRAARLVERDKNHPSVIVWSLGNESGTGANLAASAEWIRERDDSRLIHYEGDFARCAYVDLYSRMYIGADELSAVGRGQEAPTADPADDAHRRALPFVLCEYGHAMGTGPGGLSEYQQVIETHPRLAGGFIWEWIDHGIARLTGRQDPHTFYAYGGDFGEEIHDGNFVADGLLFPDRTPSPGLVEYKKVIEPVRIHIDPAARQISVHNLHHDRDTGYLDFQWTVEDGGELSGSGGLSVTATAPGTTTTVEWPAEVTDALDAARKSESGHEVWLTVTAVLAADETWAGAGHEIAWAQGLVVAPASSPVPSTPAPAIAHDGDITLGPARFDARSGKLIRLGDLELDGPRLDIWRALIDNDLLSAFGEPQITTWLAEGLNRMRHDVLSVEPDTQGLTVTARLAAAGSSSALGVVYRWTACDGPDAGQDRLRLECAVTPHGAWSVPLPRLGIAMSLPGTDAEVEWFGLGPDEAYRDSRTAARVGRYRSSVSAMQTPYVRPQENGNRHHVRRTRITTADGTLHITGDPVIDLTVRPWSTAALAAATHQHDLVGDGRLHLHLDHAHHGLGSASCGPGPSAADVLAAVPTVFRVEFNTGR; encoded by the coding sequence ATGAACGTCCTCGACCCCAACGCCTACGTCGAAGACCGGTCGCCGGGCACCGGACGGCTGCGCCCGCGCGCCGCGTTCACCTCCGACCTGCCCACGATCGCGCTCGACGGCGACTGGAGATTCCGGCTGGCGTCGGGGCTGGACGACCTCACCGGGGACTTCGCCGCGCCGGACTTCGACGACATCGCCTGGGATCTGCTCGCCGTGCCGTCCTGCTGGCAGATGACCGGCTTGCCCGGCGAGCCCCGTTACGGTGCCCCGGCCTACACCAACATCCTGTACCCGTTCCCGGTCGACCCGCCACGAGTGCCCCGCGAGAACCCGACCGGTGAGTACCGCCGTGAGTTCGAGGTTCCCGACGGGTTCCCGACGTCGGCCGCGGTGCTCCGCTTCGAGGGCGTCGACTCCGCGTTCGCGGTGTGGCTCAACGGGATCCGGCTCGGCGACGGCAAGGGCAGCCGGTTGACGACCGAGTTCGACGTCTCCGCCGGTCTGCGGCCCGGCCGGAACGTACTCGCGGTCCGCGTCCACCAGTGGTCCTCCGGCAGCTACCTGGAAGACCAGGACATGTGGTGGCTGTCCGGGATCTTCCGGTCGGTTTCCGTGGCCGCCCGCGGTGTCGAGGACTTCTTCGTCCACGCCGCCTACGACCACACCACCCGGCAGGGCACCCTGGCCGTCGACGTCACCGCCCCCTGCCGGGTGTCGCTGTCGGTGCCCGAACTCGGCATATCCGACGCCGATCCGGCCGGCCCGTACGTGATCGACGGTGTCGAGCCCTGGTCGGACGAGCAGCCGCGCCTGTACACGGGGGAACTGGTCTCCGAGGCCGGGGAGCGGATACCGCTGCGCATCGGCTTCCGCACCGTGGCGGTCGTGGACGGCGTCCTGACCGTGAACGGCAGGCCGATCTCGCTGCGGGGCGTCAACCGCCACGAATGGCACCCGCTGACGGGACGCACCCTGACCGAGGACACCATGGTGGCCGACGTGCTGCTCATGAAGCGGCACAACATCAACGCGGTGCGCACCAGCCACTACCCGCCCGACCACCGTTTCCTGGACCTGTGCGACGAGCACGGCCTGTGGGTGTTCTGCGAGGGCGACCTGGAGACGCACGGCTTCGAACCCGGCGGCTGGCTCCGCAATCCCAGCGACGACCCCGCGTGGCGCGAGGCGTACCTGGACCGGGCCGCGCGGCTGGTGGAACGCGACAAGAACCACCCCTCGGTCATCGTCTGGTCGCTGGGCAACGAGTCCGGCACCGGAGCCAACCTGGCCGCCTCGGCCGAGTGGATCCGGGAGCGCGACGACAGCCGCCTGATCCACTACGAGGGCGACTTCGCGAGATGCGCGTACGTCGACCTGTACTCCCGCATGTACATCGGTGCGGACGAGCTGTCCGCCGTGGGACGCGGCCAGGAGGCACCGACGGCCGATCCGGCCGACGACGCGCACCGCCGAGCCCTGCCGTTCGTGCTGTGCGAGTACGGACACGCCATGGGCACCGGGCCCGGTGGGCTGTCCGAGTACCAGCAGGTCATCGAGACGCATCCGCGGCTGGCCGGTGGATTCATCTGGGAGTGGATCGACCACGGCATCGCCCGGCTCACCGGCCGGCAGGACCCTCACACGTTCTACGCCTACGGCGGCGACTTCGGCGAGGAGATCCACGACGGCAACTTCGTCGCCGACGGACTGCTCTTCCCCGACCGCACACCGTCGCCGGGCCTGGTCGAGTACAAGAAGGTCATCGAACCGGTCCGGATCCACATCGACCCGGCGGCACGGCAGATCAGCGTGCACAACCTGCACCACGACCGTGACACCGGCTACCTGGACTTCCAGTGGACCGTCGAGGACGGAGGCGAGCTGTCCGGCTCCGGCGGCCTGAGCGTGACCGCGACCGCGCCGGGCACGACGACAACCGTCGAATGGCCCGCCGAGGTCACGGACGCGCTCGACGCGGCGCGCAAGAGCGAGTCCGGCCACGAGGTGTGGCTGACCGTGACCGCGGTGCTCGCGGCCGACGAGACCTGGGCCGGGGCCGGCCACGAGATCGCCTGGGCGCAGGGGCTGGTCGTGGCTCCCGCCTCCTCGCCGGTCCCCTCCACGCCCGCGCCGGCGATCGCCCACGACGGGGACATCACCCTGGGCCCCGCGCGGTTCGACGCCCGCAGCGGGAAGCTGATCCGGCTCGGCGACCTGGAACTCGACGGGCCCAGGCTGGACATCTGGCGTGCCCTGATCGACAACGACCTGCTCAGCGCCTTCGGCGAGCCGCAGATCACCACCTGGCTCGCCGAAGGACTGAACCGGATGCGCCACGATGTCCTGAGCGTCGAGCCCGACACCCAAGGGCTCACGGTCACCGCCCGGCTCGCCGCCGCCGGGTCCTCCTCCGCGCTCGGCGTGGTCTACCGCTGGACGGCCTGCGACGGTCCGGACGCGGGCCAGGACCGGCTCCGGCTGGAATGCGCCGTCACCCCTCACGGCGCATGGTCGGTGCCGCTGCCCCGGCTGGGGATCGCGATGTCACTGCCCGGCACCGACGCCGAGGTCGAGTGGTTCGGCCTGGGTCCCGACGAGGCGTACCGCGACTCCCGTACCGCCGCTCGCGTCGGCCGTTATCGGTCGAGTGTCTCGGCGATGCAGACCCCCTATGTGCGCCCGCAGGAGAACGGCAACCGCCACCACGTCCGCCGCACCCGGATCACCACCGCTGACGGCACCCTGCACATCACGGGCGACCCGGTCATCGACCTGACCGTGCGTCCGTGGAGCACCGCGGCCCTGGCGGCCGCGACCCACCAGCACGACCTGGTCGGCGACGGCCGGCTCCATCTCCACCTTGACCACGCACACCACGGCCTCGGCAGCGCGTCCTGCGGGCCGGGCCCGTCAGCGGCGGACGTCCTGGCCGCGGTCCCGACGGTGTTCCGCGTGGAGTTCAACACCGGTCGGTAG
- a CDS encoding sugar ABC transporter substrate-binding protein, translated as MDRTTIRTRRLLALTTAAVMAFGVGACSNDKNDSAEGSGHSGPVKMEFWGWAGYEKMVDQWNAAHPDIKVTFKKIPSGPAGGYTQINNALTAGEGPCLAQIEYQNIPSMLVKNSVMDITQYASDGMDKYVPSAVSASSVGDKIYGVPVDVGPMVLFYRKDLFAKYGISKPPATWAEYKADAEKVKEADPSVKFGTKLGDGAGLASFTLQTGQSWYSTKGDSWTVSIDNPGTRKVAAYWQDLKDQGLVAKHGSAWDPEFNKASEAGKVMTFVAASWASGGIKSDLKGQAGKWRVAPMPTWEAGDGTSASSGGSATSVMTGCKSPREAVQFADFLSSDPQAVKTGIEGGLYPASKAGQDDPSLTGGDPFFGGQKVGDVYKASAAQVPSTWTNGPTFQQVETDFTGAIGKGTLPEAVTKVQASTVAAIKKLGLSVTD; from the coding sequence ATGGACCGCACCACCATACGCACCCGCAGACTCCTGGCGCTCACCACCGCGGCCGTCATGGCCTTCGGCGTCGGCGCGTGCAGCAATGACAAGAACGACTCCGCCGAAGGATCGGGCCACAGCGGGCCGGTGAAGATGGAGTTCTGGGGCTGGGCCGGCTACGAGAAGATGGTCGACCAGTGGAACGCCGCCCACCCGGACATCAAGGTCACCTTCAAGAAGATCCCGTCGGGCCCCGCGGGCGGCTACACCCAGATCAACAATGCGCTCACCGCCGGCGAGGGCCCGTGCCTGGCCCAGATCGAGTACCAGAACATCCCGTCGATGCTCGTGAAGAACTCGGTCATGGACATCACGCAGTACGCGAGCGACGGCATGGACAAGTACGTCCCGTCGGCCGTCTCCGCCTCCAGCGTCGGCGACAAGATCTACGGGGTTCCGGTGGACGTCGGTCCGATGGTCCTGTTCTACCGCAAGGACCTGTTCGCCAAGTACGGCATCAGCAAGCCGCCGGCCACCTGGGCCGAGTACAAGGCCGACGCCGAGAAGGTCAAAGAGGCCGACCCCAGTGTGAAGTTCGGCACCAAGCTCGGCGACGGCGCCGGTTTGGCCTCCTTCACCCTGCAGACCGGTCAGTCCTGGTACTCGACCAAGGGCGACAGCTGGACCGTCAGCATCGACAACCCCGGCACCCGCAAGGTCGCCGCCTACTGGCAGGACCTCAAGGACCAGGGTCTGGTGGCGAAGCACGGCAGCGCCTGGGACCCGGAGTTCAACAAGGCCTCCGAAGCCGGCAAGGTGATGACGTTCGTCGCCGCGTCCTGGGCCTCCGGCGGAATCAAGTCGGACCTGAAGGGCCAGGCCGGCAAGTGGCGGGTCGCCCCGATGCCGACCTGGGAGGCCGGAGACGGCACGAGCGCCAGCAGCGGCGGCTCGGCCACCTCGGTGATGACCGGCTGCAAGTCGCCCCGCGAAGCAGTGCAGTTCGCCGATTTTCTCTCCAGTGACCCGCAGGCCGTGAAGACGGGCATCGAAGGCGGGCTGTACCCGGCGTCCAAGGCCGGACAGGACGACCCGTCGCTCACGGGCGGTGACCCGTTCTTCGGCGGCCAGAAGGTCGGTGACGTGTACAAGGCCTCCGCCGCGCAGGTGCCCAGCACCTGGACCAACGGCCCGACCTTCCAGCAGGTCGAGACGGACTTCACTGGTGCCATCGGCAAGGGCACCCTGCCGGAGGCGGTCACCAAGGTCCAGGCCTCGACGGTCGCCGCGATCAAGAAGCTCGGACTGTCGGTGACCGACTGA
- a CDS encoding LacI family DNA-binding transcriptional regulator, which translates to MADVAAKAGVTKQTVSNVVSGKKVRPETLAKVNKAIAELGYKPNLVARSLRTGSTSTVGLFVPSVANAFYSEVVEEVENLLVGHGYNLLLATTRDDPDYTRAHLENLTARSVDALLVAGDNGVEQQLPMLAEANFPVALFAWEGDPPTTLPVVSIDYQHAGFLAGSHLRDLGHRKVAVIADLPAHTPRVAGLRRAFAPDGLDDRKVFACTSDDAAGGFAAACAALEADPELTAIFATHDVLAVGAIEAVVRSGRRVPDDVSVVGFDDIAQVGRIRPALTTVTFPKREMAQQAVELLLRAVDSGRPPTNVVSLLRPTLTVRDSSGPPPGATA; encoded by the coding sequence ATGGCGGACGTGGCCGCGAAGGCGGGCGTCACCAAACAGACCGTCTCCAACGTGGTTTCGGGCAAGAAGGTACGGCCGGAGACCCTGGCGAAGGTGAACAAGGCGATCGCCGAACTCGGCTACAAGCCGAACCTGGTGGCGCGCTCACTGCGCACGGGCAGCACGTCGACGGTGGGGCTGTTCGTGCCGTCGGTGGCGAACGCCTTCTATTCGGAGGTGGTCGAGGAGGTGGAGAACCTCCTGGTCGGCCACGGATACAACCTGCTGCTAGCCACGACGCGCGACGATCCCGACTACACCCGGGCCCACCTGGAGAACCTCACCGCCCGCTCGGTGGACGCCCTGCTGGTCGCCGGGGACAACGGCGTCGAACAGCAGCTGCCGATGCTCGCCGAGGCCAACTTCCCGGTCGCCCTGTTCGCCTGGGAGGGCGACCCTCCGACCACACTCCCGGTGGTGTCCATCGACTACCAGCACGCCGGGTTCCTGGCCGGGTCTCACCTGCGGGATCTCGGCCACCGGAAGGTGGCGGTGATCGCCGACCTGCCCGCGCACACGCCGCGCGTCGCGGGGTTGCGCCGGGCGTTCGCCCCCGACGGGCTGGACGACCGCAAGGTGTTCGCCTGCACCAGCGACGACGCCGCCGGCGGTTTCGCCGCGGCCTGCGCGGCGCTGGAGGCGGATCCGGAGCTGACGGCGATCTTCGCCACCCACGACGTCCTGGCCGTCGGCGCCATAGAAGCGGTGGTCCGGTCCGGGCGGCGGGTCCCCGACGACGTCAGTGTCGTCGGCTTCGACGACATCGCCCAGGTCGGGCGGATCCGGCCGGCACTGACCACGGTCACCTTCCCCAAACGCGAGATGGCCCAGCAGGCCGTCGAACTCCTGCTGCGAGCCGTCGACTCCGGCCGGCCGCCGACCAACGTCGTATCACTGCTGCGCCCGACCCTGACCGTCCGGGACAGCAGCGGCCCCCCGCCCGGGGCGACGGCTTAG
- a CDS encoding carbohydrate ABC transporter permease has translation MSVISDDRPTRPPRTTRTTRPTRRGTDIASKTVVNGVLGLMALYTLIPLWWLFVSSTKESGYLYTGQPLWFSHFDLITNIRNVFNFEDGIFPTWLANSALYSLVGASVGTLLSAMAGYALTKFTFRGRESVFNIILASVLIPMPMFALPLFLLMAKLDITNTYWSVLLPSCVSPFGVYLCRIFAAASVPDELLEAARLDGASERRTFFRIALPLMSPALVTVFLFQFIGIWNNYLLPSLMLNTPSLQPVTVGLVQWRAEKASGVPTLMPITGAFLSLIPLLIAFVCLQRFWRQGLTAGAVK, from the coding sequence ATGAGCGTGATTTCGGACGACCGACCGACGCGACCGCCCCGAACGACCCGAACCACCCGACCGACCCGCCGCGGCACCGACATCGCGAGCAAGACCGTCGTCAACGGCGTACTGGGCCTGATGGCCCTGTACACGCTGATCCCGCTGTGGTGGCTGTTCGTCTCCTCGACCAAGGAATCGGGCTATCTGTACACCGGTCAGCCGCTGTGGTTCTCCCACTTCGACCTGATCACCAACATCAGGAACGTGTTCAACTTCGAGGACGGCATCTTCCCCACCTGGCTCGCCAACAGCGCGCTGTACAGCCTCGTCGGCGCCAGTGTCGGCACCCTGCTGTCCGCAATGGCCGGCTACGCGCTGACCAAGTTCACCTTCCGCGGCCGCGAAAGCGTCTTCAACATCATCCTCGCCTCGGTGCTCATCCCGATGCCGATGTTCGCCCTGCCGTTGTTCCTGCTCATGGCCAAGCTCGACATCACCAACACCTACTGGTCGGTGCTGCTGCCCAGCTGCGTCAGCCCGTTCGGCGTCTACCTGTGCCGGATCTTCGCCGCGGCGTCCGTCCCGGACGAACTCCTCGAGGCCGCACGGCTGGACGGGGCAAGCGAACGGCGCACCTTCTTCCGGATCGCCCTCCCGCTGATGTCCCCGGCCCTGGTGACCGTCTTCCTGTTCCAGTTCATCGGGATCTGGAACAACTACCTGCTGCCCTCGCTCATGCTCAACACCCCTTCGCTGCAGCCCGTCACGGTGGGACTGGTGCAGTGGCGCGCGGAGAAGGCCAGCGGCGTGCCGACGCTGATGCCGATCACCGGCGCCTTCCTTTCGCTGATACCTCTGCTCATCGCCTTCGTCTGTCTCCAGCGGTTCTGGCGCCAGGGCCTGACCGCAGGGGCCGTCAAGTGA
- a CDS encoding DNRLRE domain-containing protein, whose product MNRPAGGDADPNPVPARRRSRVQRFIAAVAGAALAAASLMLTATVPAHAATTVHTYAPTGVGGGTTTSPDVASTKYQVDVAGTPVQAVKYAASGHNFDIARFASDSRTPTITVTLPSTTIDTVNVYPARYYPSGSVSVSADKHTLTFRLSASAGLNQAIVMVNGDSTNATGQPYLAVINDPLEDPARRPNTTSAPDGSGVNLQTGVLNFQEFAAKYLAAHPNSAAQEAPAATTSSMAGKTVNGTAIPAGQQTSAGSLVSASSVNVRYPKVRTMAAGDVTYALQAALDTIKANPTALNTLYFPNGTYVWSGLLVNGLDGSKLKGGKLKIYTDEGALLKNRVQAYMEAYEPAVGIINSSSIEFGGRGVFDGNGVANYNASSSGDRHDANSSQHQGGVTVMHSSDITFNDTYSRDAKQWNYETHTAQRVRFNNIKALTPYRQPWIDGTNFASGQDITANGVFTLGNDDAFASGHYNPSDGFTPLASGVWNHFQLGTSTADVQGYVNAVGAYDTVADDLGFDSYHWDDEDTKNISVSNTLNWAAAAGNAIRIGLNGYGYRTTSYTFDNFNSVSPSAGGITMGHAPNRDPSVSIVVKNSSIDNSRFAQGPVSVSNGSATKTITAEQQATYGYAPNPDGSGTTYTYTRVPIGTFTLDNVWFSKRNTSSSITGVTNATLNNIRVGGQLVRYTGQFPLTTSGVSTLTRTYTDANGQTQNVKAGAPADGDTWVGAWTGDLSKNKSSELTLITRNTGVGLMGEQYTTGSGDGKLSYIQFPLGSLTKAPTQATLRLTYVGHRYSSVPSTDTDQLLVQPVSSTTCTGGGTSCPITTMTWQNRPSFTATNSSVAKSATFTLGSTIIPEGGGSHQGNAIDGREITVDITSFVQNAYAANQSTLLLAVGNAEGKNHELRFVSSEGATGSGKLTNGTAEMAPALTVTP is encoded by the coding sequence ATGAACCGACCGGCCGGCGGCGACGCCGACCCGAACCCCGTCCCGGCGCGCCGCAGATCACGCGTGCAGCGCTTCATCGCGGCCGTTGCCGGCGCCGCCCTCGCGGCGGCGAGCCTCATGCTCACCGCCACCGTCCCCGCACACGCCGCAACCACTGTCCACACCTACGCACCGACAGGAGTGGGAGGCGGTACGACGACGTCCCCGGACGTGGCGTCCACCAAGTACCAGGTGGACGTCGCCGGCACGCCCGTCCAGGCTGTCAAGTACGCCGCGAGCGGCCACAACTTCGACATCGCGCGTTTCGCGTCGGACTCCCGGACACCGACGATCACGGTCACGCTGCCCAGCACCACGATCGACACCGTGAACGTCTACCCGGCCCGCTACTACCCGTCCGGCAGCGTCTCGGTGAGCGCGGACAAGCACACCCTGACCTTCCGGTTGTCAGCCTCCGCCGGGTTGAACCAGGCGATCGTGATGGTCAACGGCGACTCGACCAACGCCACGGGACAGCCCTACCTGGCCGTCATCAACGACCCTCTGGAAGACCCGGCCCGGCGCCCGAACACCACGAGCGCTCCGGACGGTTCCGGCGTCAACCTCCAGACCGGTGTCCTCAACTTCCAGGAGTTCGCCGCGAAGTACCTCGCCGCGCACCCGAACAGCGCGGCGCAGGAGGCTCCCGCCGCGACGACGAGCTCCATGGCCGGCAAGACCGTCAACGGCACCGCCATCCCCGCCGGTCAGCAGACCTCGGCCGGGAGCCTGGTGAGCGCGAGCAGCGTCAACGTGCGCTACCCGAAGGTGCGGACGATGGCCGCAGGCGACGTCACATACGCACTGCAGGCCGCCCTCGACACCATCAAGGCCAACCCCACGGCGCTCAACACGCTCTACTTCCCGAACGGCACGTACGTGTGGTCCGGTCTCCTGGTCAACGGTCTGGACGGCAGCAAGCTCAAGGGCGGCAAGCTGAAGATCTACACCGACGAAGGGGCCCTGCTGAAGAACCGCGTCCAGGCGTACATGGAGGCGTACGAGCCGGCGGTCGGGATCATCAATTCGAGCAGCATCGAATTCGGCGGCCGCGGCGTCTTCGACGGCAACGGTGTGGCGAACTACAACGCCTCCAGCAGCGGCGACCGGCACGACGCCAACAGCAGCCAGCACCAGGGCGGCGTCACGGTCATGCACTCGTCGGACATCACCTTCAACGACACCTATTCGCGCGACGCGAAGCAGTGGAACTACGAGACCCACACCGCCCAAAGGGTGAGGTTCAACAACATCAAGGCCCTCACCCCGTACCGCCAGCCGTGGATCGACGGGACGAACTTCGCGAGCGGCCAGGACATCACCGCCAACGGTGTCTTCACCCTCGGCAACGACGACGCGTTCGCCTCCGGCCACTACAACCCCAGCGACGGATTCACCCCGCTGGCCTCGGGCGTGTGGAACCACTTCCAGCTCGGCACCTCCACCGCCGACGTCCAGGGCTACGTCAACGCGGTAGGCGCTTACGACACCGTCGCCGACGATCTCGGGTTCGACTCCTACCACTGGGACGACGAGGACACGAAGAACATCTCGGTCAGCAACACCCTGAACTGGGCCGCCGCTGCGGGCAACGCGATCCGGATCGGACTCAACGGGTACGGATACCGGACCACCAGCTACACGTTCGACAACTTCAACTCCGTGTCGCCGTCGGCCGGTGGCATCACTATGGGTCACGCCCCCAACCGGGACCCCAGCGTGAGCATCGTGGTGAAGAACAGCTCGATCGACAACTCCCGTTTCGCCCAAGGGCCGGTCAGTGTCTCCAACGGCAGCGCCACCAAGACCATCACCGCCGAACAGCAAGCGACCTACGGGTACGCCCCCAACCCCGACGGGTCGGGCACCACGTACACGTACACCAGGGTTCCGATCGGCACGTTCACCCTCGACAACGTGTGGTTCTCGAAGCGGAACACGAGCAGTTCGATCACCGGCGTCACGAACGCGACGCTGAACAACATCCGTGTCGGGGGCCAACTCGTCAGATACACCGGCCAGTTCCCGCTGACGACGAGCGGCGTCTCCACGCTGACCAGGACCTACACGGACGCGAACGGTCAGACCCAGAACGTCAAGGCCGGCGCCCCCGCCGACGGCGACACCTGGGTGGGCGCATGGACCGGCGACCTGAGCAAGAACAAATCCTCGGAGCTGACGCTCATCACCCGCAACACCGGCGTGGGCCTGATGGGCGAGCAGTACACCACGGGGTCCGGGGACGGAAAGCTCTCCTACATCCAGTTCCCCCTAGGCAGCCTCACCAAGGCACCAACCCAGGCGACACTCCGTCTCACCTACGTCGGCCACCGCTACTCGTCGGTCCCGTCGACCGATACCGACCAGTTGCTGGTGCAACCCGTCAGCAGCACCACCTGCACCGGCGGCGGCACATCCTGCCCGATCACCACCATGACCTGGCAGAACCGGCCGAGTTTCACCGCGACGAACTCCTCCGTCGCGAAGTCGGCCACCTTCACCCTCGGTTCGACCATCATCCCCGAGGGCGGCGGGTCCCATCAGGGCAACGCCATCGACGGCCGCGAGATCACCGTCGACATCACCTCCTTCGTCCAGAACGCCTACGCGGCCAATCAGTCCACGCTCCTGCTCGCCGTCGGCAACGCGGAGGGCAAGAACCACGAGCTGCGCTTCGTCAGCTCCGAAGGCGCCACCGGCTCCGGGAAGCTCACCAACGGGACCGCCGAGATGGCGCCCGCGCTGACCGTGACCCCGTAG